A stretch of the Excalfactoria chinensis isolate bCotChi1 chromosome 25, bCotChi1.hap2, whole genome shotgun sequence genome encodes the following:
- the TACC1 gene encoding transforming acidic coiled-coil-containing protein 1 isoform X6 codes for MAFSAWQLLSPVQWARWTWSAVRGGGGPDGEDGGVGGDAEEEIKSPGFRSGCKVKQYETPALVLDGCAQDEGTLISEIPDVATRDGRATDEEKLASTSCTQKAAGLEKKGEPEDDLEYFECSNVPVPAVKPGMEAGFEKELSKHTDKDGSVAFPGHPTLCLADKPPTAITSGSRSDSPLDSICLNASEKAAVLTLIREEIITKEIEANEWKKKYEESRQEVLEMRKIVAEYEKTIAQMIEDEQRTNMTSQKNLQQLTMEKDQALADLNSVERSLSDLFRRYENLKGVLEGFKKNEEALKKCAQDYLNRVKQEEQRYQALKVHAEEKLDKANEEIAQVRTKAKAESAALHAGLRKEQMKVESLERALQQKNQEIEELTKICDELIAKLGRAD; via the exons ATGGCGTTCAGCGCCTGGCAGCTGCTCTCGCCGGTGCAGTGGGCCAGGTGGACGTGGTCGGCGGTGCGCGGAGGGGGCGGCCCCGACGGGGAGGATGGAGGGGTCGGGGGAGACGCGGAGGAGGAGATCAAATCGCCGGGCTTCAG GAGTGGCTGCAAGGTGAAGCAGTACGAAACGCCGGCGCTGGTGCTGGATGGTTGTGCTCAG GATGAGGGAACGTTGATCTCAGAAATCCCAGACGTTGCCACTCGGGATGGACGCGCCACCGATGAGGAGAAGTTGGCATCCACCTCCTGCACACAGAAAGCAGCCGGGCTGGAGAAGAAGGGAGAACCTGAGGATGACCTGGAGTACTTCGAGTGCTCCAATGTCCCCGTGCCAGCGGTGAAGCCTGGCATGGAGGCAG GCTTTGAGAAGGAGCTCTCCAAGCATACGGACAAGGATGGATCTGTTGCCTTCCCT GGCCATCCCACGCTGTGCCTGGCAGACAAACCCCCCACAGCCATCACCAGTGGCAGCAGAAGTGACAGCCCCCTGGACAGCATCTGCCTGAACGCCTCGGAGAAGGCGGCCGTGCTCACACTCATCCGGGAGGAG ATAATCACAAAGGAGATCGAAGCCAATGAGTGGAAGAAGAAGTACGAGGAGAGTCGTCAGGAGGTCCTGGAGATGAG gaAAATTGTGGCTGAGTATGAAAAGACCATTGCCCAGATGATAG AGGATGAGCAGAGGACAAATATGACCTCCCAAAAGaacctgcagcagctcaccATGGAGAAGGACCAGGCGCTGGCAGACCTCAACTCTGTGGAGAGGTCCCTATCGGATCTCTTCAGGAGATATGAAAACCTGAAGGGCGTCCTGGAAGGTTTTAAGAAG aatgaaGAAGCTCTGAAGAAATGTGCTCAGGACTATTTAAACCGTGTCAAGCAAGAGGAGCAGCGATACCAGGCCCTGAAGGTCCACGCGGAGGAGAAGTTGGACAA AGCCAACGAGGAGATCGCCCAGGTGCGCACCAAGGCCAAAGCAGAGAGCgcagctctgcatgcagggCTGAGAAAGGAGCAGATGAAGGTGGAGTCCCTGGAGAGAGCCCTGCAGCAGAAG AACCAGGAGATCGAGGAGCTGACCAAGATCTGCGATGAGCTGATTGCAAAGCTGGGCAGGGCAGACTGA